AAGCCTTACCTCCAATGGCACCGTTGCAGATAGGAGGGGGGAAGGCCACCACTTTAATGTGGGAGGAGGAAGGCAAGCAAGAGAAATTTCATCACCACTCTGAGTGACAGAACTCATTGAGTGAGTCTGTCTACATGTGATCGGTGCAgactctttaaataatttattattaccAACAGGGAGTGATATCAGAGGAAAGAGGTTTGGTTTGTATGACAAAAAACAGGATGCGGTATCCTGTACTGACACATAAGAGTTCAAGCAGAAGGGTGAGGCTTACCTGTGGTTACAGTACTGCTCACATTTTCCACTGCAAGAAAGAAATTACACTCCATCAGTGAGTGCACAGTAGGTACAGGGAAGTATTAACAATATGTAATTACTCATTTTAACTATAATAACATCTAGATTTTACGTTTTTCATAGTTATTTACTAATACACAAGAAGTCTACCGACATTTCTATACACAGTGTATGACACGCAcatgatttcctgttttcttctgtctctctgtacaGTCTGCTGACTCGCTCCACCAGCTCCCACTTCTCACAGCACCCTGAATAGTTGACAAAGTTCCTGGCCAGGATCTCCTTCAGCTGCCTGACGGACAGACCCTCAATGTCCCTCAGGCTGGAGATGTCTGAGAGAGATGCTCTGGCCCGACGTCGTGTCTGAGGACTCACCTAAAGAGCCAGATAACCCACGAAATTATACTTCTGTTAGAGAAAACGGTTATTAACCCCTGTCCATCAAAGATGGTTACATTTATTCCTGCATTTTTTGTGCAATAAGCACTTTTCGCTATAAtttataaatgtgaaatataacaAGTCCTGCAAACTGTAAGACACTGCAGTTTTTGCAGCAGGAGAAAATGCAGCTCCAGATCCAGCCAAGTAGTGCTACACATTAGCATCTCATTGCTTTGCTTGCACTGCATCAGCATTCAGCAACAGAGGTGACTTCatataaaaatgatttcaaaattaTTTGGGAAATCTGATCACCTCTGGAGTGTGTTCACTGGGATCCAAGTTGAGAAGGGACATCGACGTGGCATCACCTATATCctgcaacaaaagcagcaacaaacatTAGTGTGCTCTACACGCAAGGAACAGACCATCTGATTGAGAATTAAGATTAGGGCTCCCTTCAGAGAGCTTATTGATATCTTAGGAACAACAATGTCTCGTACTTAGAGAGCACTAAGCTTTTCTATGAATGGAAGGGACAAGTATTTATAGTGGTTGTTGGCTGTTTTGAGCATGGCTCACTTTCCTCACCAGCTGCAGCACTTCTTACACTCTATACTACTTTTAGGCTCTCTTCTGTCTAGAATCCCAGTCACTTTCTATTTGGCTGGTTTTAGAATGTGGCAAAACCAAAGTAAAAAGATGAACAGTAAAGGTCAGGCCAACactttttttgcatatttatcTACATGTCAATATTTCACCAGATCCCATTTGTAGCAGCTCAGCCCATAATCCCTTAACTGACTGCACTAAAAAAATGCACCAAGATCTGAACAACAACCCAAAGAGctgtagaaaaacaaagctttaaaaGCAAATAAGAGAGGCCATTACATCCTATAAAACTGACAGACTCCCAGTTATATTTCTATGTGTTTCCCCATATTTACAAATATGTGCCTGCATTGTGCTACATATTTCAAAGTCTGCCTTACCTGGTTGGTATCAGAGCTATCACTCCTGCTGAGCGGCTCCTCCTGAGAGATGGCAAAAGTAGAGAGCTCAGAGGCAGAGTGTGTGGTAGAGGGGGTCGGGGTATACAGGGAACGTGAGTGGAGGCTGTCAgggtcctcctcttcctcaatGCCTTGGTGACAGAGCACCAAGTCCACCAGGTCTTCCTTTTCCCTGCAGGTATCAGTAGGGATGTTACGGAGAAGCAAGTACTGGCGGAGGTCCTTCACTCGCAAACGCATGAGCCGAGACCGTTGAAAGGCTGTGGCTTTCAGCAAATGACATGTTGCACAGATGCGCAGATTCTCCTGAAGCACGGAGCACAGTGAGCAGAAGCTCTTTTTGCAGTCGCAGCAAATGTACTATAGAAGAACAAGAATGAAATAACAAGAAGATGGAAATGAGGCAATCAGGGATCTATGAATGCCTGCCATGTGGTATGACCAAAAATCTCTCATATCAGAATGATGATTCATATTTGAACTGTTaggcatttatgttttttaacaGAAACCTGTGATGTTCCAGAATTAAAGTGGAGAGACAGTTTTTCATAAGTCACTGGAAAGCATATATTCATGCAAACAGACGTTGCCTGCATTTTTTAATCACTCACATCTGCTCTGCCTCCACAGGCAGCGACACAGCAGGCAGCTCATTTCTATTAAGTGACAAACATCAAACAGTAATAAATGCAAGACATGGGAATAAACTAGCACGAAGAGCGAGTGAATCACAAGGTTCCAACAGAATGAGATTCCGTGCGCTGGTCATGAACATCAGGGATGATATTGCAGAACCAGTATGTTGCCCATCTGTCTCTGCAATCGGCTGAAATGGCACAGTATTAAACAAACCCCAGTGTTGCCTTTGgggatacatttttttctctctctctcaacagcTAAATACTGTTTcagaattttttaaaatgtggctAATTAGACTCTCCTTGGAACAATCACTTTAGATGACTTGAGCATActggaaaaaaagcaaaacaaaatgcttcAAAATACATACCCTGGTTCATTTCACTCTTAAATTAGTCAATAAGCCAAACAGCATTGAAGTAAAAAGATGATTAACTTCATCTATTTATGCACAAATGAATATatgatgatatgatatgatatgatacaAAGATGCCCTCAATCTATATGCCAAAAACTAAATTACTCACAATTTTTTCACAGCCAATTATGGCGAGCAATTAGCACTACTATCTAAAATGAGCATCTTATATCCCCTTCCCTCTCTAAAGATAACGTCTTAACTTCTCATTAAGTCAACAGACACGACAACATGTACTGGCATCATAAGAACCAGAAACCTACCTTCCTCCTGAAGACTGAGAAGGCCTGACCACAGGCCTTGCATACAAGACTGGGACTCCCTGAGCTGGTGGGCGGGTATGTGGAGTATCCCGCACTGGGGGCAAATCTGAAGGGCCCAGCACCGGCCCCAAACCCTGGCTGCTGGCCTCTGACGGCCCCAGTACCCATGACTTCATTCAGCAGACCACAACATGAAGCCCACATGGACGAGGCCCCTGCCTGACggacacaacacacatacagtacagtccAGTGACGCTGATGCTGAGGACACTGTCGGGACTTTtcaacagcaacatttaaactgccagctgctgcaggaataaATGGAGCCCAGCATTCAGACAATCTGAGTGGTGTTAGCTGTTGATGTGATGGCCAAACAGTAGAGCACCAACCAAGAGGTGCCTCAACACGAACACATAACGAAACTAGCTGCACATACGAGTATCTGGACAGCCAGTTGACGACGTGAGGCAGCTGATAATCCACACAATTTccgaaaagaaaacacatttggttAAGCACGTCGGTGTTTGGTGCCAGTCCGCCGTCACAGCTGCCGCAGTGACATTCAGCTGACAGGCTGCAAACACGGCGGCGGCTGCTGCTTTAGCTTACCGTTAGCTGGCAGAGGCAACCTGAGCAGAGACAGAATTGGGGGTGAAAATCACCTTCATTGCAGCTCCGGCGTGTCTACAGTGAACGAAAAAACTGTCGGTGTGACCATTGCAAGATGGACCGTCACTTTTTTCGCTGATCTGCCTTGAATGCGCCTCTGTGTGACGAGAGAGCCGACGTTGGCCGGAGCAGACTCTGCCGCTGTTGCTGCCGAGGAGGAGGCTTCTTCTTCGGTTTATTCGGCGGTTGGCATCGATATTAGGCGCATTACTGCCCCCACCTGATCAGGAGGGGGAACCAGACAGTTGATGTACAATCAACAGTGTATATagatacaataaaaaaaacaaaacaaactaatcagtacataaaaacaccaaaacaaac
The nucleotide sequence above comes from Echeneis naucrates chromosome 9, fEcheNa1.1, whole genome shotgun sequence. Encoded proteins:
- the rnf34a gene encoding E3 ubiquitin-protein ligase RNF34a isoform X1; the encoded protein is MCFLFGNCVDYQLPHVVNWLSRYSYVQLVSLCVRVEAPLGWCSTVWPSHQQLTPLRLSECWAPFIPAAAGSLNVAVEKSRQCPQHQRHWTVLYVCCVRQAGASSMWASCCGLLNEVMGTGAVRGQQPGFGAGAGPFRFAPSAGYSTYPPTSSGSPSLVCKACGQAFSVFRRKYICCDCKKSFCSLCSVLQENLRICATCHLLKATAFQRSRLMRLRVKDLRQYLLLRNIPTDTCREKEDLVDLVLCHQGIEEEEDPDSLHSRSLYTPTPSTTHSASELSTFAISQEEPLSRSDSSDTNQDIGDATSMSLLNLDPSEHTPEVSPQTRRRARASLSDISSLRDIEGLSVRQLKEILARNFVNYSGCCEKWELVERVSRLYRETEENRKSLENVSSTVTTDGEKGPLTIHDDNLCRICMDATIDCVLLECGHMVTCTKCGKRMNECPICRQYVVRAVHVFKS
- the rnf34a gene encoding E3 ubiquitin-protein ligase RNF34a isoform X2, coding for MKAGASSMWASCCGLLNEVMGTGAVRGQQPGFGAGAGPFRFAPSAGYSTYPPTSSGSPSLVCKACGQAFSVFRRKYICCDCKKSFCSLCSVLQENLRICATCHLLKATAFQRSRLMRLRVKDLRQYLLLRNIPTDTCREKEDLVDLVLCHQGIEEEEDPDSLHSRSLYTPTPSTTHSASELSTFAISQEEPLSRSDSSDTNQDIGDATSMSLLNLDPSEHTPEVSPQTRRRARASLSDISSLRDIEGLSVRQLKEILARNFVNYSGCCEKWELVERVSRLYRETEENRKSLENVSSTVTTVVAFPPPICNGAIGDGEKGPLTIHDDNLCRICMDATIDCVLLECGHMVTCTKCGKRMNECPICRQYVVRAVHVFKS